A DNA window from Actinomadura coerulea contains the following coding sequences:
- a CDS encoding helix-turn-helix domain-containing protein codes for MRESTTVAETEDFSVHTVRCTGHQPGWSEPEPFTGDQIVLVRSGRFRMRSRHGRAVVDRTMGYAQTVGEEGQFAHPAGGDVCTSITLSPGLWRRPSGTVRVSARADVAHRLLLRSGPDVAFETAERLMELLAHLAVDEQGGKRRALVDEAREAMASGRQEAAGLVSLARLLEVSPSHLSRTFRRETGMSLTRYRNRIRVGLALDRLEQGERDLSGLAADLGFSDHAHLTRTVRAETGRPPTVLRRLLRP; via the coding sequence ATGCGTGAATCGACCACCGTGGCGGAGACGGAAGACTTCTCTGTCCACACGGTGCGCTGCACGGGGCACCAGCCCGGATGGTCGGAGCCCGAGCCGTTCACCGGGGATCAGATCGTCCTGGTGCGGTCGGGGCGGTTCCGCATGCGGTCGCGCCACGGACGCGCCGTCGTCGACCGCACCATGGGCTATGCCCAGACCGTCGGTGAGGAGGGCCAGTTCGCGCATCCCGCGGGCGGCGACGTGTGCACGTCGATCACGCTCTCCCCCGGCCTGTGGCGGCGCCCGTCCGGGACGGTCAGGGTCAGCGCGCGGGCAGACGTCGCACATCGCCTCCTCCTGCGCTCCGGCCCCGACGTGGCCTTCGAGACGGCCGAGCGGCTGATGGAGCTGCTCGCCCACCTCGCCGTGGACGAGCAGGGCGGGAAGCGCCGCGCCCTAGTCGACGAAGCACGCGAGGCCATGGCGAGCGGCCGTCAGGAAGCGGCCGGGCTCGTCTCGCTGGCGCGCCTCCTCGAGGTCTCCCCCTCCCACCTGAGCCGGACGTTCCGCCGCGAGACCGGCATGTCCCTGACCCGCTACCGGAACAGGATCCGCGTCGGGCTCGCACTGGACCGCCTGGAGCAGGGCGAGCGGGACCTGTCCGGCCTCGCCGCCGACCTCGGCTTCTCCGACCACGCGCACCTCACCCGGACGGTCAGGGCGGAGACCGGTCGCCCGCCGACCGTCCTGCGCCGCCTCCTGCGTCCCTGA
- a CDS encoding MFS transporter translates to MLLAGQAMVSMDGSIVAVAMPDIAEGLHASGSLLQLVTGGYIFALAVLVVTGARLGDSYGHRTMFFLGLFGFTVASLACGLAPTGAVLVAARICQGAAAALLLPQVLSLIQLSFEGAARALALGLYSMVLALGVALGQVAGGVIVTLGGSWRPIFLVNVPVGAVLLAIGPRLMPPEHRKAVRLDVPGVLLLSCGMGALVVPLVLGREQHWPLWTWLSIAAGCVVLTIFCVHELRTASPLLDLSVLRRPFIKPGLFASCAVMGAYTGFLFTLALYLQNVLGFSPLHAGLTFLPYTAGFATAGLGWTRLPLSLRGNLPTWGLLTFAAAASALALLTRDGWPVLLAVPLLYAAGAGHAAAFSPLVDRITGAAGPAQASSVSALTNTGALLSNVFAIAVFGGVYLATPGTLTRVAALLTALLVLAAAASRRR, encoded by the coding sequence GTGCTGCTCGCGGGGCAGGCAATGGTGTCGATGGACGGCTCCATCGTGGCGGTGGCGATGCCGGACATCGCGGAAGGTCTGCACGCGTCCGGCTCTCTGCTGCAACTCGTCACGGGCGGCTACATCTTCGCCTTGGCCGTCCTCGTGGTCACGGGCGCGCGACTGGGCGACAGCTACGGCCACCGCACGATGTTCTTCCTAGGGCTGTTCGGCTTCACGGTCGCCTCGCTGGCGTGCGGGTTGGCGCCGACCGGTGCCGTCCTTGTCGCCGCGAGGATCTGCCAGGGTGCAGCGGCCGCACTCCTGCTTCCGCAGGTCCTCTCTTTGATCCAGCTGTCCTTCGAGGGGGCGGCCAGGGCGCTTGCACTCGGCCTGTACTCGATGGTCCTGGCGTTGGGGGTCGCCCTGGGCCAGGTGGCAGGAGGCGTCATCGTGACCCTCGGCGGCAGTTGGCGGCCCATCTTCCTGGTCAATGTCCCTGTGGGGGCCGTGCTCCTCGCCATAGGACCACGTCTGATGCCGCCGGAACACAGGAAGGCCGTCCGCCTGGACGTGCCCGGCGTGCTCCTCCTCTCTTGCGGCATGGGCGCGCTCGTCGTACCCCTGGTTCTCGGCAGGGAACAGCACTGGCCGCTGTGGACGTGGCTGTCGATAGCAGCGGGATGCGTTGTGCTCACCATCTTCTGCGTCCATGAGCTGAGAACGGCGTCGCCGCTTCTGGACCTTTCGGTGCTGCGCAGACCGTTCATCAAGCCCGGCCTGTTCGCCTCCTGCGCGGTGATGGGCGCTTACACCGGCTTCCTCTTCACGCTCGCGCTCTACCTGCAGAACGTGCTCGGCTTCTCGCCGCTCCACGCCGGGCTCACGTTCCTCCCGTACACGGCGGGCTTCGCGACGGCGGGCCTGGGATGGACACGCCTGCCCCTTTCTCTCAGAGGAAACCTGCCGACATGGGGCCTGCTCACGTTCGCCGCCGCCGCTTCGGCACTGGCCCTCCTGACCCGGGACGGCTGGCCGGTGCTCCTGGCGGTGCCCCTCCTGTACGCCGCCGGGGCGGGTCACGCCGCCGCCTTCAGCCCTCTGGTCGACCGGATCACCGGGGCCGCGGGACCGGCGCAGGCCTCGTCCGTCTCCGCCCTGACGAACACGGGCGCGCTGCTGTCGAACGTCTTCGCGATCGCCGTCTTCGGTGGCGTCTACCTCGCGACGCCCGGCACGTTGACCCGCGTCGCGGCCCTCCTGACGGCGCTGCTCGTCCTCGCGGCCGCGGCGTCCCGGCGCCGCTGA
- a CDS encoding ComEA family DNA-binding protein, translating to MRPDIEDRLHALTGRWKPSAASADAPPAARLRAAPDRSHVRMLVLVGLLAALVAVGYLWLARPRPQPAAPAATASLSAPRPTLSAGPAAAASSPVVVHVLGKVEHPGVVTLPSGSRVAEAIKAAGGVRRGAKTGTLNLARPLVDGEQIPVGVRAPSPSPPPPGGAAPTATGAPGAPLDLNAATPDQLDGLPGVGPVLAQRIVAYRTQHGGFRSVEQLQDVSGIGAHRFADLKTMVRV from the coding sequence ATGAGACCTGACATCGAAGACCGCCTGCACGCCCTCACCGGCCGGTGGAAGCCGTCCGCCGCCTCCGCCGACGCGCCGCCGGCCGCCCGGTTACGCGCGGCGCCCGACCGCTCCCACGTCCGCATGCTCGTCCTCGTGGGCTTGCTCGCCGCGCTGGTGGCCGTCGGATACCTCTGGCTGGCCCGGCCGCGTCCCCAGCCGGCGGCCCCCGCGGCGACCGCCTCCCTCAGCGCACCGCGTCCGACCCTGTCGGCGGGCCCGGCGGCCGCGGCGTCCTCCCCGGTGGTCGTCCACGTCCTCGGCAAGGTCGAGCACCCGGGCGTGGTCACCCTGCCGTCCGGCTCCCGGGTCGCCGAAGCCATCAAGGCCGCGGGCGGCGTCCGTCGGGGCGCGAAGACAGGCACCCTCAACCTGGCTCGCCCCCTGGTGGACGGCGAGCAGATCCCGGTCGGCGTGCGCGCGCCTTCCCCGTCCCCACCGCCGCCCGGCGGCGCGGCCCCGACCGCCACGGGCGCGCCCGGCGCCCCGCTCGACCTGAACGCGGCCACCCCCGACCAACTGGACGGCCTCCCCGGCGTGGGCCCCGTCCTCGCCCAGCGCATCGTCGCCTACCGGACCCAGCACGGCGGCTTCCGCTCCGTCGAGCAACTCCAGGACGTCAGCGGCATCGGAGCCCACCGCTTCGCCGACCTGAAGACGATGGTCCGCGTATGA